One Clostridium estertheticum DNA segment encodes these proteins:
- a CDS encoding DUF47 domain-containing protein: MKGYTRKKDKLFLMLLDISANLKEGGQYFLDFKIKEEKHLDEFQKKMKEYEHKGDSFVDEIIKDLNNTFITPIEREDAMELALHMDEILDGLEECAAHFYMYNIYEIDNYMVEFSDLLNKCIVEIHSAVDLLSQKKLTQIRQHSVKIKEYEEKCDILERRAIKELFEKEKDIVRLIQYKDIYKLLENTADECQKVGKVLETVVMKNA, from the coding sequence ATGAAAGGTTACACACGAAAGAAAGATAAGTTGTTTTTAATGCTTTTAGACATTTCTGCCAACTTAAAAGAGGGAGGCCAGTATTTTCTTGATTTTAAAATTAAGGAAGAAAAGCATCTTGATGAATTTCAAAAGAAAATGAAGGAGTATGAGCATAAGGGGGATAGCTTTGTTGATGAAATAATAAAGGATTTAAATAATACCTTTATTACTCCAATTGAGCGTGAAGATGCAATGGAACTTGCGCTACATATGGATGAAATTCTTGATGGACTTGAGGAATGTGCAGCTCATTTCTATATGTATAACATATATGAAATAGACAATTATATGGTGGAGTTTAGTGATTTATTAAACAAATGCATAGTTGAAATACATAGTGCTGTTGATTTGCTTTCACAGAAGAAGCTTACACAAATAAGACAGCATTCAGTTAAAATAAAAGAATATGAGGAAAAGTGCGATATTCTTGAAAGAAGAGCAATAAAGGAACTTTTTGAAAAAGAGAAGGACATAGTCAGACTCATTCAATATAAGGATATATATAAACTTCTTGAAAATACCGCTGATGAATGCCAAAAGGTTGGTAAAGTACTTGAGACGGTAGTAATGAAGAATGCGTAA